The genomic region CCCGGGGGGCCCGTGATAAAAGGTCCCCCATGACTTCCCTTCGCCGGTTACTTCAAGTCTCGATGCTCATGTTCTTGAGTGTTTCGGTGGACGCCCGCCAGCTGCGTGGCGACTGGGAAAGCTCCGGCGATCTGCCTTACATCTATACTCCCAAATATCCTTTCGCTTACGCCTGCCAGTTGGAAGTTTCGGACTTCCAGTTGCATTCGGTCGAGGGCGAAAACCGCCGCGTGTACGCGGTGGCGCAGGTGACATTGGATTCCGCGCGGAGTTCGGTTTCGGTCGAGGAGTTGCGTTGGGTGCCGGTCATCCGCGACTTCGATGCGGGCACCGATCGCGAGATCGTGGGGCCGCTGCCTTACGCGGTTCACGCGGGGCATGTGGGTCTGAGCTTCAATCAAATGCGGACGGGCGACGAAGTGACTCTGTACGCTTCGATCGGTTTGCAGGCGGGCGGCTTCGCCTTTGCCGACGACGGCCGGGCCACTTTCAAACGCACGGATAAAGTCCTCCGCACGAGCGCCGAGGTCGGCACCACCTCGGTCGCCGACGGCGAACGCCTCTATCGTCGTTTGTATGTGGAATGCGATAAAATCAAATAGTCATCACTGAACGGCGTCGGTCGCGCGTTCCGCGGACTCGCCCAATTGGACGTACCGTGTGCGGAGCTCGACGGGCGCGCGCACGTCCGCGCGGCGCGCGAGGTCCAGCGCCGCGAGCTTCACGAAGCCATGTCCCTGACGGGCGCGGACATCCGCGAAGGCCGAATCGACACGCAAATTCGAGTCCAGATTGTTCAGTCCCGCCTGCAGTTTCCCCATGTCGGTGAAACGCGAAAAGACGAACTTCGAGCGGCCGATGGCCTCGCAGTTTTCGCCGAGCCCTTTCGTTCGACGGTTGCTGCTCCAGTAGCAGATCTTGTCTCCATCCTTGCGGCTGAAGAGGACCATGTGCCCGGTCCCGTTCGCTCGATCGATCTTCACGATGTCGCCGGGTTTCGCCTCATTGATGTCGCGGAAGTTCTGGCCGCCCAGAAGTTCGATGACTTTTGCCGGCCCGTAACCGTTCGAGTTCCATACGTCGCGGAAAAGGCCCGAGTTGAGTGCCTTGCGGGCGTGTTCGGAGATGTCGATGCGTCCTTGTTTATGCAGTTCCCCCAAAGTTTTCAGGAGGGCCGCGTGGGTCGCGGACGTGCAGTGCGATCTTTTCGATCCTTGAACGTTGATCTCGCCGTCGCGCTCGAGCTTCGCCCAGCCGACGGACTTCGTGAGCGTGAAGCCTCGACCGCGTCCGATCTCGTCGGTCTCGAGGCTTTTGGCGGTCGTGAGCATCAGCTGGCTGAGGTTCGCGGGCGTACGCGGGGTCGGGGAGGGCGTCGTCGCGCGATCCGCGCGGAGGTACTTCGTCCAGACGTAGCCCGTGCGCCCGCCAAGATCGACGCGCGAGTAGCCCGTCGGGTTGTGTTCGAGAATCCGTAGGGCGCGGCCGTTAGGCACGCATTCTGAAACCGCCGCGCCGGAGCGAGCTTGCGTGCGGACGTTCAAGCAAATGCGCCGGGGCGTTTCGACCTTGTGGACCACCGCGGTGGCGAACGCTTCGAATGAAAGGAGTGTGAAAAAGACGAGCGCGAGGGGCGCTGCTTGCGACCGGGTGTGTACCCACATTCAGACCTCCATGGTCAGTTCCCTTGTCCTCAATCGTTGCAAGTTCCGTTCATCCGCAGGCTCGTGAATGGGCGGGCCTCGCGCGGGTTAAGGAACTCCGACCCGAGCCGATACTGATCAGCTGTCCAAAGCCTGGCCGTTTACGGTGTGCCCGTCTCCAGGGCTCCTTCAGAGCAGCCAATCGAAACCTGCGCGCCGTTGTCGGCGGGGTCGAAAAGGATTCCGACCCGGTGGAGCGCGCGATCCAAAGGACCCATGACGAAAAGACCCTGGGCGATTTTGCGGCCGCCCTGGGTCCACGCGATGCCCAGCCAGGTGCCGTCCGCGATCACCTGCACGTCGTGCGCGCCGGTGGTGAAGGCGCGGGTTTCACCGCCGTGCGAACCTTCGGCTTTCAGGCTCGCTTGGAATTTCCAGCTTCCCTGGTCCGCGGGCACATCGTCCGCGACCAACAGGACTTCGCAGACATAGGTGATCTCGGTCAGTTTTAGAGTCTGCGCTCCAGCGAACAGGGGCGCGGCAAACAAAAGCGAGGCAAAGACACGAAGGAATGTGTTCATGAGCTTGCGCTTAGTGGAAGGGGGCGGGGTCTCCAATGGATAATGCGTGGGGTAATGTCATTTCCCGTTCCACAACGGTATAAGGAGGCTCTTTGAAAGGACCTCGTATGGAATACCGTCGCCTTGGCAAATCCGGACTCAAAATTTCTCAGTTGTCTTTCGGTTCGTGGGTCACCTTCGGAAATCAGATGGACATCAAACCCGTCGTCGAGTCGATGGCGGTCGCGCGCGATCACGGCGTCAATTTTTTCGATAACGCCGAGGTCTACGCGGGCGGAAAATCCGAAGAGCTGATGGGCGCGGCGCTGAAAGAGCTGAAGTGGGCTCGTCACAGCTATTTGATTTCGACGAAGTTTTTCTGGGGGATTCACGACGGACCGAATACGAAAAATACGCTCAATCGCAAATATCTGCTCGAGGGGATGAACGCGAGCCTGAAGCGTTTGCAGCTCGATTACGTCGATCTGGTGTACTGTCACCGCGCCGATCCGCAAACGCCGCTGGAAGAGACCGTCTTCGCGATGCACGACCTGATCCAGCGCGGGCAAGCGCTGTACTGGGGAACTTCGGAGTGGACCGCGGACGAGATCCGCGGCGCCTGGTCGATCGCCGATAAGTACGGTTTGCACAAACCCATCGTCGAACAACCTCAGTACAATCTCTTTCACCGCGAGAAAGTCGAGAAAGAATTCGCGCGTCTTTACGATGAGGTGGGGTTGGGGCTCACGATCTGGAGCCCGCTCGCCAGCGGCATCCTGACCGGAAAATATCTGAACGGCATTCCCGAGCAGAGCCGGGGCGCCATGATGGGCTGGGTCGGCGAAGAGGCAAAGAAGGCCGAGAAGATCGAGAAGACCAAGAAGTTCGTCGCGATCGCGCAAGAACTTGACGTGACGCCGGCGGCGCTCGCCATCGCTTGGTGTTCGTCAAATCCGCGGGTCTCGAGCGTGATCACGGGCGCGAGTCGCGTCTCGCAGGTCGGCGACAATATGAAGGCCTTGGCGGCGCTCCCGAAATTGACCATCGAGGTGCGGGAACGTTTAGAACAGATCTTCGGTGAAAACTCGAAGTAGACGTCTTGCCATCCGGGCTTTTTTAGTTCATGCTTGAAACATTCCTATCGCGGAGGTGCCTATGAACAACAAAACTCAAAATCAAACTGAGATTGTGGTCAGCGCGTCCGCTCGTTCTTGCGAACAGCGCGGCGCCTGAGGGCGTCTTTCGCTCAGTGAACGCCCGAATCTCAACATTTCAATTCTAAATCACTGAGTTTCCTTTTTGAGGAGATTTCAGAATGGCGATTTTATTCCGGGTCGTGACCGACTCGGGTTCGCATTACGGGGTCGTCGACCCCGACGGTGAATTTTGGCCCGCGCGACTGGCGGGTCGGTTTTTTAATATGGAAAAGTCCGCGCGCCCGGTCGTGGGTGACTGGGTGGAAGGACGTTTAGAGCCCGGTGGCTGGGTCTTCGTTGAAGAACGCCGGCCGCGCCAAACGCTCATCACGCGACGGGTGGGGCGTTTCGAAACGCAAGACCTCGCCGCGAACGTGGATCTGCTTTTGATCCTGAGTTCGCTGAACGAGGACTTCAATTTGAATCGTTTCGACCGCTACCTTGCGCTCGCGCACCAGGCGGGCATCAAGGCGTGGATCGTGCTGACCAAGCTTGATCTCTGCACGGACGTCGCGACCTTTCGTGACGAAGCCCGCGCGCGTTTGGGTGGGGTGCCGCTTTACGCGGTCAGCGCCGAAACCGGCGAAGGGATCGCGGAGCTGGGGGAAGATCTCGCGCACGTGAGCCGGGCGGGCGGGACCATCGCGGTCCTGGGTTCGAGCGGGGTGGGAAAATCCACGCTCACGAACGTTTTGGTTCCGGAGGCGCGCATGAAAACGAGCGCGATCCGCGAACACGACGGACGGGGGCGCCACACGACCACGCACCGTGAGATCTTGCGACTCGCGGACGGGGGCTGGTGGATGGACTCGCCCGGCTTGCGGGGACTGAAGCCCGAGTTCGGGACGGGCGAAGTGTCGGCCCACACCGAGGATCTGGAGGCTTTGATCCTCTCGTGCCGCTTCACCGACTGCGCGCACGTCGACGAACCCGGCTGTCGGGTCCGCGCCGCGATCGCGGAAGGCACTCTCGAGGAAGCGCGTTGGGAGAGTTTTTGGAAATTGAAGTCCGAAGAACTTCACCAAGAACGGATGGAGGATCCCCTTGAGCGGCGCAAAGAGCGGGAACGTTTTCACCGGCAAGTTGCGGCGGCGACCGAGCACGCGAGGTTCCGGCGACGGGGCTTCAAATAAGAAAGGGGGCGTAAGCCCCCTTCTTTGATTGCGCTAGCTGCGCCAGCTGGTCCGTTGAGCTAGCTTCGCCAGCTGATTTACTGAGCTAGCTTCGCCAGCTGAGCGTCGTCTCTTTGACGGGGTGTTTGAATTCGGTGGCCGGGTCGGTTTCGAATTTGGTCCATTCGTCTTTCAGACGGAAGTACCACTTCGCTTGGGTGTCGGCGTCGTTGATCAGCATCAAGGTCGGATCCCACTTGAGGCCGTCTTGCTGTTGAGTCACGGCGTCTTGATCCTGTTTCAGGAAGACGCGCGCGAATTTGCGGATGAAGGGGCTCAGCAAAGTGAAAAACCACGAATCCCAGTAAACCATCTGCGTGATGCGGGTCAGCTTGTCGTTCACGGGAGTCAGCGCCGTGTACGAATAGAAGTTGCGGGGGCCGACGACGACGTGTTCGGTGCGGGTCGCGGGCAATTGAAAGGAAATTTCGGTCGTGGGAGCGCCGCCCAACATCTTATAGGCTTTCGAGTTGGACGAAGGTTTGTGACGACTCATCTGAAAACCGAAAGGGATCGGACGGAAGGTTTTTTTCTTTTCGTAACTCGAGCGGCTCGAGCGCCAGAACCAGGATTTGTGAATGTAAGGGCCGTGCGCGGGATCCATCAGACCGATGACCGCGTGGTCGATGTGACACGGAAAATCGGCGTATTCGACGAAGCGCGGTTTCGCGTTCATCGGTAAAAAAGGAATGCGCGGAGGTTCGGGCGCAAGTTCACGGTCGAGCGTCGCTTGCGTGGCGCTGGCGGACTTGGGCGGCGTCAGGAAGACCCACACCATACCTTGGAATTCTTGGCAGTCGTACTGGCGCACTTTGATTTTACGGCAATCGAGTTTTTGATCCGTGGTCAGCGAGGGGATCGAGGTGCAGGTGCCTTGTTTGTCGAACGTCCAACCGTGGTAGGGGCATTCGACTTCGCCTTGGACCCAACGTCCGTAGGAAAGGGGAATTCCGCGGTGCGGGCAGATGTCGCGCAAGGCCGTGGGTTTTCCGTTCTCATCACGGAAAATCACGAGGGGCTCATCCGCGATCACGCGGTGGACCAGGGACTTCTCTTTGAGCTCGTCGGTGAGGCAGCCCAAATACCAGTGATTTTTCAGGATGGTTTCCATGCCCCGGGTTCTAGTGGGTGGGGGGCACGGGGTCAAAGCGGATTTTACGAGGGGCGGGCAGGCTGGCGCCGCGGTCCCAATAGATTCGTCGGTAGCCGAGTGCAAGGAGCTCCC from Pseudobdellovibrionaceae bacterium harbors:
- a CDS encoding SH3 domain-containing protein — encoded protein: MWVHTRSQAAPLALVFFTLLSFEAFATAVVHKVETPRRICLNVRTQARSGAAVSECVPNGRALRILEHNPTGYSRVDLGGRTGYVWTKYLRADRATTPSPTPRTPANLSQLMLTTAKSLETDEIGRGRGFTLTKSVGWAKLERDGEINVQGSKRSHCTSATHAALLKTLGELHKQGRIDISEHARKALNSGLFRDVWNSNGYGPAKVIELLGGQNFRDINEAKPGDIVKIDRANGTGHMVLFSRKDGDKICYWSSNRRTKGLGENCEAIGRSKFVFSRFTDMGKLQAGLNNLDSNLRVDSAFADVRARQGHGFVKLAALDLARRADVRAPVELRTRYVQLGESAERATDAVQ
- a CDS encoding aldo/keto reductase, producing MEYRRLGKSGLKISQLSFGSWVTFGNQMDIKPVVESMAVARDHGVNFFDNAEVYAGGKSEELMGAALKELKWARHSYLISTKFFWGIHDGPNTKNTLNRKYLLEGMNASLKRLQLDYVDLVYCHRADPQTPLEETVFAMHDLIQRGQALYWGTSEWTADEIRGAWSIADKYGLHKPIVEQPQYNLFHREKVEKEFARLYDEVGLGLTIWSPLASGILTGKYLNGIPEQSRGAMMGWVGEEAKKAEKIEKTKKFVAIAQELDVTPAALAIAWCSSNPRVSSVITGASRVSQVGDNMKALAALPKLTIEVRERLEQIFGENSK
- the rsgA gene encoding ribosome small subunit-dependent GTPase A, coding for MAILFRVVTDSGSHYGVVDPDGEFWPARLAGRFFNMEKSARPVVGDWVEGRLEPGGWVFVEERRPRQTLITRRVGRFETQDLAANVDLLLILSSLNEDFNLNRFDRYLALAHQAGIKAWIVLTKLDLCTDVATFRDEARARLGGVPLYAVSAETGEGIAELGEDLAHVSRAGGTIAVLGSSGVGKSTLTNVLVPEARMKTSAIREHDGRGRHTTTHREILRLADGGWWMDSPGLRGLKPEFGTGEVSAHTEDLEALILSCRFTDCAHVDEPGCRVRAAIAEGTLEEARWESFWKLKSEELHQERMEDPLERRKERERFHRQVAAATEHARFRRRGFK
- a CDS encoding aromatic ring-hydroxylating dioxygenase subunit alpha is translated as METILKNHWYLGCLTDELKEKSLVHRVIADEPLVIFRDENGKPTALRDICPHRGIPLSYGRWVQGEVECPYHGWTFDKQGTCTSIPSLTTDQKLDCRKIKVRQYDCQEFQGMVWVFLTPPKSASATQATLDRELAPEPPRIPFLPMNAKPRFVEYADFPCHIDHAVIGLMDPAHGPYIHKSWFWRSSRSSYEKKKTFRPIPFGFQMSRHKPSSNSKAYKMLGGAPTTEISFQLPATRTEHVVVGPRNFYSYTALTPVNDKLTRITQMVYWDSWFFTLLSPFIRKFARVFLKQDQDAVTQQQDGLKWDPTLMLINDADTQAKWYFRLKDEWTKFETDPATEFKHPVKETTLSWRS